From the genome of Cololabis saira isolate AMF1-May2022 chromosome 4, fColSai1.1, whole genome shotgun sequence:
TGAGAAAACATAAgatgattcacactggagataaaccgttcaggtgtgatcagtgtggagcagcttttacccaacaaagtCATCtgaagattcaccaacgtattcacactggagataaaccgttcacttgtgatcagtgtggagcagcttttaccagacaagattgtctaaagattcaccaacgtgttcacactggagataaaccgttcacttgtgatcagtgtggagcagcttttacccaacaaagtcatctaaggactcaccaacgtattcacactggagataaaccgtttaggtgtgatcagtgtggagcatcttttacccaacaaattcatctaaggactcaccaacgtattcacactggagataaaccgttcagatgtgatcagtgtggagcagcttttactgagtcaggaacgctaaagattcaccaacgcattcacactggagaaaaaccattcagatgtgatcagtgtggagcatcttttacccaacaaagtcatctaaggactcaccaacgtattcacactggagataaaccgtttaggtgtgatcagtgtggagcatctTTTACCCAACAAAGTCATCTAAAGAAGCACCAAAGTACTCACACGAGTGATCAACTCTAAAGATTTGATCAGTATGAAGTGTGGaattgcaaaaaacacctcagcacagcaaaaaaagcaaaataatcaGACAACGTCATACCTAAAACTTGAAAGACTAACATATGATGCCCCCTGGACACCTCCTGGGAAGCTAGCGTTCATGCGTAGTTTTCCAgcattcctgattctgtctgtttctgcctgcctgcctgtgacTTTGCCTGATTcgcggtttttggatttttgcctgcccctttggatttgtctgcctgatctgcctgtcttcccggtttttgactcctgcctacctctgacctgattaaagcctcttggactctgatactctgtttgatgttgttcatttgggttctctgtcttttgagccgtgacagtacaatctggccaaaaGTATGAACccagccagcatggacccacCAGGAAAGAACGTGGATCTGTGGGAGCTCTTAACGGTGACCAAGTGGCGTCCTACCACCGTATGTTGAAGGGGACAGGGACATGCCGCCAGTCccagcctgttgctgttcccgaggtggtcctggacccACCCTAGtctcttccccctttctggggaacacaCCTGGCTCGAAATGGGCCCAGGAGTCTCCAGCTTCAGGAAAAAAGACGGCGGCGGCAGTCccagcctgttcctgttccggcggtggtcctggacgcatcgccccctgttcctgctccggcggtggtcctggacgcatcaccccctgttcctgctccagcggtggtcctggacgcatcgccccctgttcctgctctagcggtggtcctggacgcatcgccccctgttcctgctccagcggtggtcctcgACGCATCGCcctctgttcctgctccagcggtggtgcTGGACGCATCGCcacctgttccggctccagcgatggtcctggacgcatcgccccctgttcctgctccggcggtggtcctggacgcatcgccccctgttcctgctccggtggtggtcctggacgcatcgctccctgttcctgttccagcggtggtcctggacgcatcgccccctgttctggCTCTAGCGGTGGTCCCAGAACCCCTCAGCCAGCACCGAGGACCcggctacgcccccagacctcctgacccgcctgctacgccctgagacctcctgacccgcctgctacgcccccagacctcctgacccgcctgctacgcccccagacctcctgacccgcctgctacgcccccagaccgacctcctgacccgcctgctacgcccccagaccgacctcctgacccgcctgctacgcccccagacctcctgacccgcctgctacgtccccagacctcctgacccgcctgctactccccgagacctcctgacccgcctgctacgcccccagaccgacctcctgacccgcctgctacgtccccagacctcctgacccgcctgctatgcccccagacctcctgacccgcctgctacgtccccagacctcctgacccgcctgctacgcccccagacctcctgacctgcctgctacgtccccagacctcctgacccgcttGCTACGCCCCCtggcctcctgacccgcctgccacgtcccgagacctcctgacccgcctgctacacCCCCAGACCTcgtgacccgcctgctacgcccccagaccgacctcctgacccgcctgctacgcccccagaccgacctcctgacccgcctgctacgcccccagacctcctgacccgcctgctacgccccgagacctcctgacccgcctgctacgcccccagacctcctgacccgcctgctacgcccccagatctcctgacccgcctgcgcTGCCAGCGGCCTCCGGAACTgtctcggcggtcggcccggccccgaggacaGCCCCctgaactttggccgtgtgttggcctgggacTCTGATACTCCATTtgatgttgtgcatttgggttttcTGTCTTTTGAGCCGTGACACGACCACTGGTGCTCGGTTGACTTTGTGCTTAAAGACTGTTCTGCTGTCAGTCGTCCAGGGTCATGGAATGGTTTCAAGGGCCagtcctgcaaaggataagTAGAGTCTCCATGAAGAAAATACCCAGCAGTCACTGTATATTCCTGATGTGAGCTAGGAAGTTGTTCCTCCCACTGGCTAACTCctgtgtatgtattatatatgtaaTCAACCATTTGTCCTTGAGAGCTGAACTTTCAGGATCGATTCCTTGAATGCTTTGCTAAATTTGCCCCTTTTAACATTTCTTGATGTTTTGATGTTACATTCACTGTTTTTGGCAATTTCTGTACATTTAATAAATTTCAGTACCCTTTTACCTGAAGTCTCCATTAACACCAAACTTGGCACAATTAATTTTTTGGATTGTACTTGTCAAGCCTAACAGGTTTGAGGACGATTTGTCAAAAAACTTAATCGTACAGGAATATATCATTTTTATATCATATTCATTAAAAAGATAATAACAGTGTTAACAGTCTGTATGGATATTTAGTAAAATTCatcaatagcaaaaaaaacccGTCATATGTTAAAAAAGTTATTTGAATGTAGAAAGTTTTGGTCCTTCacattagggctgaacgatataccgttatcgtatctatatcgagatatgaacattcaagacattaataacgggaaagcaacgatataaacgatatatttccgctcgccctgcttgtacagcgcgagcagtctccataaacattacTTTAAAGATTGCCCTTGAACGCACCACTAcggccagccaaccacaaagcttatttcatgcttgctgttgatcgacagctgaagccaaccaatgacaaacataggagggagggagggagactgAGACCGAgacgcacacagccacacacacacggagcggAGAAGAGCGGAGAAATCCAAACGGAAGAAAAGAGACATGAGTGCGGAGGATAATGCGGCCGGTGGCGGTGCTGAATCTAATTTTgtgccaaaacataaatcatcctccattatttggaggtattttggatttagaaaggatgatgtcgaccagagcgaggtgttgtgcaagtcgtgcttggtgaaaattgcgacgTGTATTTCGCAGCCGATCCGTTTTTagttttgaaattacaaaataaaaatagagaaataaaccaaaataatccgttccccatcttttgttttgataataaaaaattcattgatgtgttggaaaatcgaaattgggaattaaaacagcgagtggaaaacttttctctatttcgtttactgaaaacaaggattggacaaatggggggattgcacatgcgcagtaatacattaagaaagttgtttctggttcttt
Proteins encoded in this window:
- the LOC133442157 gene encoding zinc finger protein 239-like; amino-acid sequence: MDRDQESSIRTRAGSSSGLQKHKGKERPTSYRCDHCKKVFTTSSRLRKHKMIHTGDKPFRCDQCGAAFTQQSHLKIHQRIHTGDKPFTCDQCGAAFTRQDCLKIHQRVHTGDKPFTCDQCGAAFTQQSHLRTHQRIHTGDKPFRCDQCGASFTQQIHLRTHQRIHTGDKPFRCDQCGAAFTESGTLKIHQRIHTGEKPFRCDQCGASFTQQSHLRTHQRIHTGDKPFRCDQCGASFTQQSHLKKHQSTHTSDQL